One window of the Nicotiana tabacum cultivar K326 chromosome 4, ASM71507v2, whole genome shotgun sequence genome contains the following:
- the LOC142180210 gene encoding 14 kDa proline-rich protein DC2.15-like, with amino-acid sequence MASKTRASVTLFLSLNLLFFVIVSGTDCGSCHHNPPSTGNGGGNGGNTGGSGNGGGSGNGGGSGNGGGGGNGQGRCPRDALKLGVCANLLGGLVGVIVGSPPTLPCCSLIAGLADLEAAVCLCTAIRANVLGINLNVPLSLSLVLNNCGRNPPTGFTC; translated from the coding sequence ATGGCTTCCAAAACAAGAGCCTCAGTTACCCTTTTCCTCTCATTGAATCTCCTTTTCTTTGTCATAGTCAGTGGAACTGATTGTGGCTCTTGTCATCATAATCCTCCTAGCACCGGTAATGGTGGTGGCAATGGTGGTAACACTGGTGGCTCGGGCAATGGTGGCGGCTCCGGCAACGGAGGTGGTTCGGGCAATGGCGGCGGAGGTGGCAATGGACAAGGCAGGTGCCCGAGAGATGCTCTGAAGTTAGGGGTATGTGCAAATTTACTTGGTGGATTGGTGGGAGTGATAGTGGGTTCTCCACCAACTTTGCCGTGCTGCAGCTTGATCGCGGGGCTGGCGGATTTAGAGGCGGCAGTTTGCTTGTGCACAGCCATAAGGGCAAATGTGCTGGGAATAAATCTGAATGTGCCACTCTCTCTTAGCCTTGTTCTCAACAACTGTGGAAGGAATCCTCCTACTGGCTTCACTTGCTAA